The Athalia rosae chromosome 4, iyAthRosa1.1, whole genome shotgun sequence DNA segment CCAGAATATTATAAAGCAGTCGTCGACTTTTCAACACCCTACATTAAATTGGCAGGAGATTTGTGCCTTATAGGAAAGAATGCGTCTCTCAAATTTTACTATAATTTTATAGCGTATGCACATCAAAAAGGGCCCGTTGTTGTGGCAACAGTAAGTATTACTCATATTTGCCTGCGTTTAAATTTCCTGTATGGAATTATTTGAGGAACAACATTTGAGAAACTGGTTACTTTAGCTAACTTTTTCTTTGACAGATCAATCATTATGCACCAGGTCTCTTGGATAACATACAAAAACAGAGCGTTATAGCGGTAGAAGCCATAAAATCATATTCTGCACTAGCCAGTGATCAAGCCAACATTCTTGTGTAAGTATTCAACATCATAATATAAATTTGGTATTCATGGCATTGGTAGATTCTAAATACTAGGATGTAGTGTTTTGGTGACCCTGACTCTTGCCATTGTGTATAAAATCAATAGAATTGATTGCTTTGAAAGGGTATTAGGAAACTTTACAGTGATGAACGCCTGGTCTACATTGTAACTGATATATTGTTTGAAATTACAGTGGACATTTGAACTCCGAAAACTTACGAAAATATACATCACAAGCCATCAATACGACGCAGACTTTTGCAAGTCAAACTTACAACTGGGTGTATGAAAAGGTTCAAACGTTGTCCAAAGTTCACTGAATTCCGAAGGTAAAGAGTGCAttgtcaataaataaaaaaaattccattcccATTTAAAATACTGTTTTGGTCATCCAAATGCAGTAGGGATCAGCATTTATGTTCGGATGGAAAGtgcgagaaaatatatatgatttGAAAAGCTGACGATATAAGCAATTTTAATATAAGGTCTCTTATAAAAAGatttgcttcattttttttttgttaaaatttcACTGGTGTAAGGTGTGCCGAATTAATCTTTAATTTTAAATAAGTATTGAATAGATTAAACTCTGTGCTATTTATCGGATGCTAAATTTgcaacatcttgagtcattgATATTTATGGCACACCTTATTCATGGTCTCTGTCGACTTAGAGATTTGTATTTTGAGGGATTTCTCATAGTTGATGATCAAGAACTTATAAATTTGTAAGCTGTGattaaaaaaccgaagaatACGGATGAGTGAAAGCCAGAGGTGGAGTGTTTAAAACGAATCGAAGTAACTTGCAAGTTAGTGACGAATCTGTAGATTCATTTTCACATTGGAATTCCAGTAAGTTCAGGGGGATGGACTGTTGACTTTTCTATGAATATGTTGCAGCGGTGATTATCAAATTAACTCAGTAAGTAAATAATGTTTGATGAGTTGAaagaacaaaacaaacaacacAGAACAAAATCAACCTTTAGAGAGTATTGAATTGAATATTGTCGACAGCATTGATTCCTTTATCTAGAGCTGCTATGGGCTGTTCTAGTGTATGATGTATTTCCATTTATAATGATTCGTTTGGTTCTTCCtatgacctttttttttaatgaataaatctTTAGAATTTGATTGATGTTTATAATTGAATATCATTCTAGAATGATGTTAAAGattgtataataatgaataagcAGCGTAGTACTGAAGTGGtgcgtacaaaaaaaaaaaattataataatttagtAAGGGTATCTCAGAAGTTTCAATCCtcgtaaaaaataacaaaaaaaaaaaaaaacaaatagatcTTCATACATCACATATTCAGATACAATCTTCTGTTCATCTGTCATTTGGTGAATGTATTCCTTGGATATTGTGAGCATTTTTTCATGAGTTGAATCATCCATCATTTAAGATTCAAGTTGAGGTTCCCTTCGATATTGAATTTAGAGAACAGACTTAGAGAGCAGTGATGTATTAAGTTTAgacgtaaataaataaaataagttacGTTTATTACCATACAAATTgatcttttaaatttttttcttatttgaaaaaacaagtagCCTTAATCTATATAACTACTGTCCTGACACGTTACTTTCAATCCTCTGGATCGGTTCAAGCCACTTTTTaatattacatacatgtactCATTCGCGTAAATTCTGATAATCTAGTAATCATCACGACACTGTTCTACAGCAAAAATGCAAtcgtgaaatataaatatggcATTAAGCTGAGCGGtgggtattttttatttggctTCAATTCACTTGCGAAGATATTATAGTAAACGCATCAAACGTTCACGTTGATTTAACTGTaagtataaattattaatttcattttgcaaTGAATATTTGCAGGCGTTTTATCAATCTTTTCGcagatcaatttgatagaTGATATTCATGAAGAGCGCAACGTTCTATTGTATTAGACACAAATAATACGAATATTTTCATGCAGAGATAAGTTTCGATGTGACAATTGTTACctagttatttatttgtaatttcaaattataaatTGCATGGcagtaatattattaattatgcaAGGCATGGAGATTCGACTCTGATATTTAGTTTCAAACAAAGTTATACTAGTTTCTTCAACCACTTTCCAGATTACACATGCAGATTATGTTCATAACGTTgctatgaattgaaaattccaaaagcCTGATAAATGTTCAATGCAAAAAGACTTAGTTTATATTCCTAATAGTAAATTATTGAGTGTGATACATTCACACTTATCAATAAATATTCGTAAATTACAGAGTTACAACTCGTGGGGAAAGAATAGCTTCATtgtatttttgtatatttgGTTGCACAaatattcttcttcctcgtccCGAACACGAGCCAATATCTCCAAAATTTGTCTGCAcacaacaaaagaaaatatttatttggtTTGCACATGGATGGGAATGTTTCATGACGAAATTACTTACACAATATTACAGGGTTCATTACGCCCCTTCACCATCTGGTCTGGTTGccacttttctttctttagtGAAGGAAAAGTTGTAATAATATGTTTAGCTGCCGCATGCGTTGGTCTGACTTCGCACCACGGGCAATCAGTTTCTATCATCAGTCTATCCGAAGGAATTGTAGTCACAGCAAAAAGATTATCCTCGGTTTTGAGGGAACTGCAACGTCATGAAACATTGTAGCGGACTGAATTCGCGAacttatttaaaaataagtaaaatcaATAACTTCTATATGAAAGTATTTAGTACAATATTTTGAGTTATAACCTACCATCCGTTAATTCCTATATAAAGCCCCATTTGTAATATAGAATTTGCATCCTCTGGGTTGCCATCAAAGGAATGTACAACACCACTGGTTAGTTTATCTTTATGCTTCCTCAAAATTTGCACAAAATCTTCAGAAGCATTTCGGCAATGTAAGAACATAGGAAGCTTGAGTGTCGAGCACATACTCAGTTGCATTTCAAAGTATTTCTTCTGTGTATCTTTGGGACAATAATGTAATCGATCATAATCTAATCCCATTTCTCCAATTGCCACTATTTTATCCTTGTTTTCTGCCGCTAGATCAGTCAGCGATTTTAAGTATAGTTCGGGATCTCCAGATTCTTCAAACTCAATGCATCGTGTTGGATGACAACCCACAGTGGAAAACAATCTATCTGTAATTTGTATGATGAGTAATATACCTTTtagtttatcaaaaaaatgtgTAACAACACAGGTATGTAGTACCTAAGATGCTTAGAAGAGTATCACTTGAATGTGTTTATCATAATTCAAACAACAACTTAATACGTACCATCGGTCCTTGCTAATTCTAGTGCCTTTTTGCTCTCTTCAATATTTCCAGCAGTGATTATGATTTTGGAAATATTATTGGACCAACTCCGTTCTAAGACTTTATCTAAATCAGGCTCATGTTTCTGAGACCCATTATATATACCCTGATACATAGGATCAGTTAAATTGGCCCCAATGTCTGTAACGCATTAAAAATAACGTGACTGGTACTTTATTAATACATTTACAGATAAATAATGAAGTTGATCGAAACTAAAAATACGTATTATCATCTGATCGTTCGATCGTGAGTTTTGATCCCGTTTGGTGTTTGATCAGAAATATAAACAAATTTGTCTACTAGAAAATGACAAATTGAGTGGGAGGGAATTGGTCGGTATATTCGCATATTTCTGTCTGtaatgagaaataataatgcaaagtataataaaattcgagGATTTTAATTCCTCCAGGTAAATAACTATAGTTTCAGAATATTTACAATGTTTAAATAACTGAAACGAATCGTAAAATATGAACTTTGTCATCTGCTATGATAGCTGTCATAACCTTTTTCGGAATTGAAATACAATAATGTTATGCTTGTAAATAGTTATTCAAATTGATTGAAGTATCATAATATTTACCGATGAATTTCCTTAAATTCGTCATAGTCGCCCTGAGCATGAAATTATATTGTGCAAATCTTacaaaaaacttttatttgaGGTTAGCGACCACCTTCGATTTCGCAGGTGGCATTTGCCGAGGCATACGCGTTAACATGCAGCTCTGCCGACAACTTCGAAACTCAATATGAACGCTGCGACACGCGCAGCAATCCCATTGGTGACCATTTCaaaatctaataaaaaaatgtttcaactgTACTTACCGGCGATTACTGTTAAAAGTATATTTAATTCATCCCgagtattcaaaaaaaatttcatcatgcTTCTTAATATCTCCTGCAGTATTTAAGCAGCATTTCGTTGCTATTAATGATGTATTATTTCACGCTACATTATGTGAATTCACACTGGTCTATTTATTTGCTGCAAGACCATGAATGGAGCCAGCatagaaatgaatgaatgatagTAGTAATGTACGAAAAGAATTGTTCGTTCAAGTATCTAATTCGATTCCCTTGCCACTGGATGAAGGTTTTTGTTGTACTAAAATGAGGGAGGAGTACTTTGCCAAATATAGTAATATAAGACAGAAGTGTAAATCATCGGTTTATTATCACTTAAAATGATTGACAGTGGTGTGTTTTTGACAtggattctcattctcatttttttttagttgtcATCTTGTAAAGTCAATGTTAAAGGCAATGAACCGACTAGACTACAAAAAACACTTCACTATGCTccttacaattaattttgtGTTGTATTTGTGATATCAAATTCATTCAAATCATGGTAATGAACGTTATCACACATAGCATTGAACTTGATAGCTCCATTGGCCATTTCTAAAGTTTTACATGCAGAATCATTTCTGTGTGACACTTACTGTATCATGAAAAATATGGAGCACTAAAAAACATGTGTTTGTTATAAGGAAAGTtgatttgaaatattcatacaaGTTAGCACTTCCTATGCTTAGGCAACAACTGGTTGAACAGATAATTATGATCTTTGTTTGCAGTATGCATTCATCAGAgcttaaataattaataccaATAAATATCAGGCTGGTGATACATAAGTAACAACatcccattttattttcagtagTATCATGTTTCTGGTACAATTATAAAAAGATGGTTAAAGTAAAGATCATTCTTTCCAATCTAATTTCCAAGTAGGTAACTTTTGGAAATTGTTAATGGAATAAATGTTGTTCTTATTCCTAAATCTATTGCAATGACTTCACTAtcgcatttattttctccacagtttcttctttcttttcgatgATTCCAGATTCTGTTTCAACAAATGCCTGTCTGCCAATTTTCCCAGGAATCAGTTTATCGAAATATAACGTCTGTTGCAGATTATATAAATCTTTCAAGGACTTGTCCAACTTCTGCAAATCTTGGATTCGCTCATATACATCTCCAGGTTCTCCTTTCAGCTTTTGGCTCAATTCAGTAATGGTATTTGTTGCAGTCTTGTATTCCTGATTAATACTCTTCACAGCTGCTTGGAATGTATTGgtatttttgtttgctttcaGATCAGCTAATTGGTCATCCAAATCGTTGTAAGAATTAACTCTGCGATCTTGGGCAGCCAATATCTTCTCACATTGTCCAGCAATTCTCAACTTGCTCTCAGATGCTTCGTCCTTATTGATTGAAAAGTCCAAACGAACGTAAATGATGACTAGAAGGAATAAGAGGTACAGGGCAACAACAACTAGCAGCGGTTCCTGCAGCATCAGAAGCCTTGGAAATGTGTACCGTAGTTGAAAATCTTGAATATGGTTTTCAACCAAATTATTCTTTGTGAGTGTTATAACTGGTCGACCTTTAGTATCTAAGTATGTGTGATGTAGAGTATCTGGCAGGCGAGTTACACTGTAGGGAGTGTTCAATTTTACACTGTGGGCTCCCTCCGGAAGTATAATTTTTGTGATTAATTCCTCTATTATCATGTCGTCAAAAACATGATCCAACAACCTCATTCTGAGCAGATATTCATCTCCAGAGTTGAAAAGATACTCATAGCTTGGAACATTGTATCCAATGACATAGTGAGTCTTCCAACCACCGAACAGGGGGAATCGTGGCCTGAGATTCAATTCAACTGCATCTTTCCTTATTCTCATATGCGACGTAGAAATGTTGCCAATCTCATCTCTGTAATACACATCTGAAGCAGCAGCTGGGAGAATGGTGTTGAAATTCTGCACGCTGGATTGCCCGGATTTAGATTCTCTTGCATATTCATATCTGGAAAAGGAGCCTTTGAGTAGAGCCCCTGTATGATACAAGTCTATAGTTTCTTCAATGGCAATATTGCCCCAATGCGATATCTCGATGACTCGTTCTAATCTCTTAATTGTCAggaatttgttgttgttttcaaAATGTACCACTAGATCTTCGATTGTAAATGGAGCAACTTTATCATAGGGTCCATATGTTATTGTGGCATCGTTTTGGCTCACTGGTTTGAATTTAGTGTAGTTTTCCACATTGCGTGATGGCAAGGTTATGATGGTGGTCTGCTTCGTAACTGTATAAGGGGAGAAAAGATGAACATTGCCGAAGTAACGGACAAGTTGCTTCTCTTTCTGCGTGATTTCTTTCGGATGAGGAATCAGCTCGTGGCTCGATACTGTTTCGATTTCGACAACCAACGAACGCCCAGGGCTAAGCACATCCTTCAACTCGACtttatagaaaaatttgtcagaATGGCCAGGTACACTGGTTTCTGAAATCTTAAGCTGATTTCGGCTGGTATCTCGCGTTTGAGCAGCAATGTAGCTCAAATTCTCTTTGTGTTTTTGTTCAATTgcgaatatgaaatttttaatagcACTTTTCCCGTTGTTTTCTAGAGTGATTTTATTAACAATTTTCGTGAGTTGCGACTGTAGGTCGATACTCCTCTCCGCATTTTTTATGGTCAAATCTGTATTTATACTGTCAAAGTTTGTAGAAACTATACAGCTTACCGACAGCAATATTATGAAGCCACAAATTATACCCTGAG contains these protein-coding regions:
- the LOC105684248 gene encoding dolichyl-diphosphooligosaccharide--protein glycosyltransferase subunit 1; translation: MAQGIICGFIILLSVSCIVSTNFDSINTDLTIKNAERSIDLQSQLTKIVNKITLENNGKSAIKNFIFAIEQKHKENLSYIAAQTRDTSRNQLKISETSVPGHSDKFFYKVELKDVLSPGRSLVVEIETVSSHELIPHPKEITQKEKQLVRYFGNVHLFSPYTVTKQTTIITLPSRNVENYTKFKPVSQNDATITYGPYDKVAPFTIEDLVVHFENNNKFLTIKRLERVIEISHWGNIAIEETIDLYHTGALLKGSFSRYEYARESKSGQSSVQNFNTILPAAASDVYYRDEIGNISTSHMRIRKDAVELNLRPRFPLFGGWKTHYVIGYNVPSYEYLFNSGDEYLLRMRLLDHVFDDMIIEELITKIILPEGAHSVKLNTPYSVTRLPDTLHHTYLDTKGRPVITLTKNNLVENHIQDFQLRYTFPRLLMLQEPLLVVVALYLLFLLVIIYVRLDFSINKDEASESKLRIAGQCEKILAAQDRRVNSYNDLDDQLADLKANKNTNTFQAAVKSINQEYKTATNTITELSQKLKGEPGDVYERIQDLQKLDKSLKDLYNLQQTLYFDKLIPGKIGRQAFVETESGIIEKKEETVEKINAIVKSLQ
- the LOC105684249 gene encoding deoxyribonuclease TATDN1 yields the protein MLRATMTNLRKFIDIGANLTDPMYQGIYNGSQKHEPDLDKVLERSWSNNISKIIITAGNIEESKKALELARTDDRLFSTVGCHPTRCIEFEESGDPELYLKSLTDLAAENKDKIVAIGEMGLDYDRLHYCPKDTQKKYFEMQLSMCSTLKLPMFLHCRNASEDFVQILRKHKDKLTSGVVHSFDGNPEDANSILQMGLYIGINGCSLKTEDNLFAVTTIPSDRLMIETDCPWCEVRPTHAAAKHIITTFPSLKKEKWQPDQMVKGRNEPCNIVQILEILARVRDEEEEYLCNQIYKNTMKLFFPHEL